From the genome of Haloterrigena sp. KLK7, one region includes:
- a CDS encoding PAS domain-containing protein, with protein MNRGLEVPESTPVRALAVGTSTWLRTATAGIDADDGVAIRGPLDPATELEGVSLDETDCLLTDDRTVLERVDGACPVVYAVESAADESIDRLRTAGATDVIASAAADRPSLLAHRLRRAVESAAVRREAERRETLLEHTSDVVLVIDDDGTVSAIGPSVESIGGYADEELLGSHYLERVHPSDASSVRAAFDDLRSSDPGATTTVEYRCRHADDAWYVHETVLTNRLTDGDSRGDRPDEGIDGIVASIRDVTASHQVERELEESLERVSDAFYALDSEWRFTYVNDQAGTLLGVDPETVVGRSILELFPGLRETPFETAALEAMDTQEPTSVEHHYEPTERWYDVRLYPSPSGLSVYFQDVTERVERERELRERTEQLETIVQNVPVALFECDADGTIALADGRALERSEAVDDDIVGESVFDVFDDHPGVRADVRAALEGVSTHSSIELGDRVLEQWCRPIVEDGAVDRVIGIAADVTDRARYQSALNALHEATSHLLTVESEQAACEYVVDVANDVLDLETVVYRFDDRENELVPTAYSPGLESAIGSPPRLRPDGSLAWQAFVDDAPARYDDVGDAPQAFDPPANARSGLYVPIGEHGVLVALDPEPGRYDEETFELAKLFARTAEAALDRITRTRRLHGHEWELKRQNERLERLNAASRVRQDIEQLLLMADSRTEIERGICERLADLECCSFAWIGEPDPGGNQLLPRQRAGRERGYLDAVSVTTVDDSAAEPAGRSARTRSPVAVENVADSIRDGTWRGDALSRNFQSIYAVPLVYDDFLYGVLTLYSDDRDAFDEPLRSMLAELGETIGYSIDAVKRKTPLDGESVPVVELELELEGSNPLGRLADRLDARVEFEGGTIRDDGAPTVFAVVDEPIDVDPADLTDLEGIGDVSVIADTDAETLLQLHYTGPFLGAAVDANGGTLRTLVADETGTRAVVEVPETVEVRNVLSQLNRREFAVSLVARREGSTRTQSTIDAAARNALLERLTDRQREVVQTAYHGGFFEWPRRTTGESIADSLGISSPAFQKHVRATERKLFTALFDGRSLDG; from the coding sequence ATGAATCGCGGCCTCGAGGTTCCCGAGTCGACGCCGGTGCGAGCCCTCGCGGTCGGAACGTCGACGTGGTTGCGAACGGCGACGGCGGGGATCGATGCGGACGACGGCGTCGCGATCCGCGGACCGCTCGATCCGGCGACCGAACTCGAGGGCGTCTCCCTCGACGAGACGGACTGCCTGCTCACCGACGACCGAACGGTCCTCGAGCGCGTCGACGGGGCGTGTCCGGTCGTCTACGCGGTCGAGTCGGCGGCCGACGAGTCGATCGATCGACTCCGGACAGCGGGCGCGACGGACGTGATCGCCAGCGCCGCGGCCGATCGGCCGTCGCTGCTCGCTCATCGACTGCGCCGGGCCGTCGAGTCCGCCGCCGTCCGCCGGGAAGCCGAGCGACGGGAGACCCTGCTCGAACACACCTCGGACGTGGTGCTCGTCATCGACGACGACGGCACGGTCTCCGCCATCGGGCCGTCGGTCGAATCGATCGGCGGCTACGCCGACGAGGAACTCCTCGGGAGCCACTACCTAGAGCGCGTCCACCCATCGGACGCGTCGTCGGTCCGCGCCGCGTTCGACGATCTCCGATCGAGCGACCCCGGTGCCACGACCACCGTCGAGTACCGCTGTCGGCACGCGGACGACGCCTGGTACGTCCACGAGACCGTCCTCACGAACCGGCTCACTGACGGGGACTCCCGCGGCGACCGGCCGGACGAGGGAATCGACGGTATCGTCGCCTCGATCCGCGACGTGACGGCGTCCCATCAAGTCGAACGCGAACTCGAGGAATCGCTCGAACGGGTCAGCGACGCGTTCTACGCGCTCGATTCGGAGTGGCGGTTCACCTACGTTAACGATCAGGCGGGCACCCTCCTCGGCGTCGATCCCGAGACGGTGGTCGGCCGCTCCATCCTCGAGCTGTTCCCGGGGCTCCGGGAGACGCCCTTCGAGACGGCGGCGCTCGAGGCGATGGACACGCAGGAGCCGACGTCCGTCGAACACCACTACGAACCGACCGAGCGCTGGTACGACGTCCGCCTCTACCCGTCGCCGTCCGGGCTCTCGGTGTACTTCCAGGACGTGACCGAACGGGTCGAGCGCGAACGGGAGCTCCGGGAGCGGACGGAGCAACTGGAAACGATCGTCCAGAACGTCCCCGTCGCTCTCTTCGAGTGCGACGCCGACGGGACGATCGCGCTGGCGGACGGACGCGCGCTCGAGCGCAGCGAGGCGGTCGACGACGATATCGTCGGCGAGTCGGTGTTCGACGTCTTCGACGATCACCCCGGCGTCCGCGCCGACGTCAGAGCGGCCCTCGAGGGCGTCTCGACGCACTCCTCGATCGAACTCGGGGACCGGGTCCTCGAGCAGTGGTGCCGACCGATCGTCGAGGACGGCGCGGTCGACCGCGTGATCGGCATCGCCGCCGACGTCACCGACCGCGCCCGGTATCAGTCGGCGTTGAACGCCCTTCACGAGGCGACGAGCCACCTGCTGACCGTCGAATCGGAGCAGGCCGCCTGCGAGTACGTGGTCGACGTCGCGAACGACGTGCTCGACCTCGAAACCGTCGTCTATCGGTTCGACGACCGGGAGAACGAACTCGTGCCGACGGCCTACTCGCCGGGCCTCGAGTCGGCGATCGGATCGCCGCCGCGGCTCCGGCCGGACGGGAGTCTCGCCTGGCAGGCGTTCGTCGACGACGCGCCGGCTCGGTACGACGACGTCGGGGACGCACCGCAGGCGTTCGATCCGCCCGCGAACGCCCGCAGCGGCCTCTACGTTCCGATCGGCGAACACGGCGTCCTCGTCGCGCTCGATCCCGAACCGGGACGCTACGACGAGGAAACGTTCGAACTCGCCAAACTGTTCGCCAGGACGGCCGAGGCGGCGCTCGACCGAATCACCCGGACGCGCCGGCTCCACGGCCACGAGTGGGAACTCAAACGACAGAACGAACGCCTCGAGCGGCTCAACGCGGCCAGTCGGGTCCGACAGGACATCGAGCAGTTGCTCCTGATGGCCGACTCACGCACCGAGATCGAACGGGGGATCTGCGAGCGCCTCGCCGACCTCGAGTGCTGTTCGTTCGCCTGGATCGGCGAGCCGGACCCGGGCGGCAATCAGCTGTTGCCCCGGCAACGCGCGGGCCGCGAGCGGGGGTATCTCGACGCGGTCTCGGTAACGACCGTCGACGACTCCGCCGCCGAACCGGCGGGCCGGTCGGCGCGGACGCGGTCGCCGGTCGCCGTCGAGAACGTCGCCGACTCGATTCGCGACGGGACGTGGCGCGGCGACGCCCTCTCGCGGAACTTCCAATCGATATACGCCGTGCCGCTCGTCTACGATGACTTCCTCTACGGCGTCCTGACGCTGTACAGCGACGACCGGGACGCGTTCGACGAACCGCTGCGCTCGATGCTCGCCGAACTCGGCGAAACCATCGGCTACTCCATCGACGCCGTCAAGCGGAAGACGCCGCTGGACGGCGAGAGCGTCCCCGTGGTGGAACTCGAGCTCGAACTCGAGGGATCGAACCCGCTTGGGCGACTCGCCGATCGACTGGACGCGCGAGTCGAGTTCGAAGGCGGGACGATCCGCGACGACGGCGCACCGACGGTGTTCGCCGTCGTCGACGAACCCATCGACGTCGATCCGGCCGACCTCACCGACCTCGAGGGGATCGGCGACGTTTCCGTGATCGCCGACACCGACGCGGAAACGCTGTTGCAACTCCACTACACCGGCCCGTTTCTCGGCGCCGCGGTCGACGCCAACGGCGGGACGCTGCGGACGCTCGTCGCCGACGAAACCGGGACGCGAGCGGTCGTCGAGGTCCCGGAGACGGTCGAAGTCAGGAACGTGCTGTCGCAACTCAACCGACGGGAGTTCGCGGTGTCGCTCGTCGCCCGCCGCGAGGGCTCGACGCGGACGCAGTCGACGATCGACGCCGCGGCCCGCAACGCGTTGCTCGAGCGGTTGACCGACAGGCAACGCGAGGTCGTCCAGACGGCCTACCACGGCGGCTTCTTCGAGTGGCCCCGACGGACGACCGGCGAATCGATCGCCGACTCGCTGGGGATCTCCTCTCCCGCCTTCCAGAAACACGTTCGAGCCACCGAGCGGAAACTCTTCACCGCGCTGTTCGACGGCCGATCGCTCGATGGTTAA
- a CDS encoding PAS domain S-box protein, with protein MSDRIEAAVSRYRSELDARRTYTALETAQEGISLLDENGEFTYVNQVYADNYGYEREEMLGRHWETIYPDDETDQVHEEILPEVHEAGHWRGQTTGLRADGTTFPEQHSLTETEDGGLVCVVRDISERKERERDLELFQTLIDHSTDSVFVFDPGTGDVLDVNDTACRKLDYSREGLLDRSVIDFQDDLSDPAEWRSFVDDLRAEGRTTFDGIHRRRDGTTFPVEVNATYVELDRGYVLAMARDVTDRRRRERRLRESEQRHRTLAEHFPNGLVTLFDHDLEYTLAAGQGFADIPVEPADLEGESFYDVWPAALCDALEPAVLGTLEGEERSVDVSYAGREWVLHAVPITDDRGDVFAGMTMAQDITERKEYQRRLEETIDRLEESNERLEQFAYAASHDLQEPLRMVSSYLQLIESRYGDALDADGEEFLEYAIDGADRMREMIDALLTYSRVETRGDPLEPVDLEAVLADVREDLRLPIAESDAAVTVDSLPRVRGDASQLRQVFQNLLSNAIEYSGDDPPRIHVAAERESDDRADGPRDPGRWVVSVSDEGMGIESADQERIFEVFERLHSREEYDGTGIGLALCQRIVERHDGEIRVESTPGEGSTFSVVLPAADE; from the coding sequence GTGTCCGACCGGATCGAGGCGGCCGTGAGCCGGTATCGGTCCGAACTGGACGCCAGACGGACCTACACCGCGCTCGAGACCGCCCAGGAGGGGATCAGCCTCCTCGACGAGAACGGGGAGTTCACCTACGTCAACCAGGTGTACGCCGACAACTACGGCTACGAGCGCGAGGAGATGCTCGGCCGGCACTGGGAGACCATCTATCCGGACGACGAGACCGATCAGGTCCACGAGGAGATCCTCCCCGAGGTCCACGAGGCGGGCCACTGGCGGGGCCAGACGACCGGGCTGCGCGCCGACGGAACGACGTTTCCGGAACAGCACTCGCTGACCGAGACCGAGGACGGCGGGCTGGTCTGCGTCGTCCGGGACATCAGCGAGCGCAAGGAGCGCGAGCGCGACCTCGAGTTGTTTCAGACCCTGATCGACCACTCGACGGACAGCGTCTTCGTCTTCGATCCGGGGACGGGCGACGTCCTCGACGTCAACGATACGGCCTGTCGCAAGCTCGACTACTCCCGCGAGGGCCTGCTCGACCGGTCGGTGATCGATTTCCAAGACGATCTCTCTGACCCGGCCGAGTGGCGATCGTTCGTCGACGACCTCCGAGCGGAGGGACGGACGACGTTCGACGGCATCCACAGGCGCCGCGACGGGACGACGTTCCCCGTCGAGGTCAACGCGACCTACGTCGAACTCGATCGCGGCTACGTCCTCGCGATGGCCCGCGACGTCACCGATCGCCGTCGGCGAGAGCGCCGGCTTCGCGAGTCCGAACAGCGCCACCGGACCTTAGCCGAGCACTTCCCGAACGGCCTCGTGACGCTGTTCGATCACGACCTCGAGTACACGCTGGCGGCCGGCCAAGGGTTCGCGGACATCCCCGTCGAGCCCGCCGATCTCGAGGGCGAGAGCTTCTACGACGTCTGGCCCGCGGCGCTCTGCGACGCGCTCGAACCGGCGGTTCTCGGGACGCTAGAGGGGGAGGAACGGTCGGTCGACGTCTCCTACGCGGGCCGGGAGTGGGTGCTCCACGCGGTGCCGATCACCGACGACCGCGGCGACGTCTTCGCCGGCATGACGATGGCTCAGGATATCACCGAGCGCAAGGAGTATCAGCGCCGCCTCGAGGAGACGATCGACCGACTCGAGGAGTCCAACGAGCGGCTCGAACAGTTCGCCTACGCCGCCAGTCACGACCTCCAGGAGCCCCTGCGGATGGTCTCGAGCTACCTGCAACTGATCGAATCCCGCTACGGCGACGCGCTCGATGCCGACGGCGAGGAGTTCCTCGAGTACGCGATCGACGGCGCCGACCGCATGCGCGAGATGATCGACGCCCTGCTGACGTACTCCCGCGTCGAGACCCGCGGTGACCCGCTGGAGCCGGTCGACCTCGAAGCGGTCCTCGCGGACGTCCGCGAGGACCTCCGGCTCCCGATCGCCGAGTCCGACGCCGCGGTGACCGTCGACTCGCTGCCCCGCGTCCGAGGTGACGCCAGCCAGTTGCGGCAGGTGTTCCAGAACCTGTTGTCGAACGCGATCGAGTACAGCGGCGACGACCCGCCGCGAATTCACGTCGCGGCCGAACGGGAGTCCGACGACCGCGCGGACGGCCCTCGAGACCCCGGCCGGTGGGTCGTCTCGGTCAGCGACGAGGGCATGGGAATCGAGTCGGCGGATCAGGAGCGAATTTTCGAGGTGTTCGAGCGCCTGCACAGCCGCGAGGAGTACGACGGGACCGGAATCGGGCTCGCGCTCTGCCAGCGGATCGTCGAGCGCCACGACGGCGAGATCCGCGTCGAGTCGACGCCCGGCGAGGGGTCGACGTTCTCGGTGGTGCTCCCGGCGGCCGACGAGTAA
- a CDS encoding site-specific DNA-methyltransferase, with protein sequence METTHRVFVGDSRELGAIDDDSVELAVTSPPYPMIEMWDDLFARLDPAVGDALEAGDGRAAFDAMHAQLDRVWDELERVLVDGGIACINVGDATRSVDDSFRVYANHARVLEAFESRGFDPLPDVLWRKPANSAAKFMGSGMIPPNAYVTLEHEYVLIFRKGGESRSFEPGADRRYEAAYFWEERNRWFSDVWTEVRGELQALSDDDLRDRSAAYPLEIPYRLICMYSAYGDTVLDPFWGTGTTTLAAMCAGRNSVGSELESSFLEVFDDRVADVPALSRSVGRRRLERHREFVARRREEGKSFEYRAANYETPVVTKMERDLRLREVTAVDALADADEEYGYRAEHAPLSLE encoded by the coding sequence ATGGAGACGACCCACCGCGTTTTCGTCGGTGACTCCCGAGAACTCGGGGCGATCGACGACGACTCCGTCGAACTCGCCGTCACCTCTCCGCCCTATCCCATGATCGAGATGTGGGACGACCTCTTCGCCCGCCTCGATCCGGCCGTCGGCGACGCCCTCGAGGCCGGCGACGGCCGCGCGGCCTTCGACGCGATGCACGCCCAGCTCGACCGCGTCTGGGACGAACTCGAGCGCGTGCTCGTCGACGGCGGGATCGCCTGTATCAACGTCGGCGACGCGACCCGATCGGTCGACGACAGCTTTCGGGTCTACGCCAACCACGCGCGGGTCCTCGAGGCGTTCGAGTCGCGAGGCTTCGATCCCCTTCCCGACGTCCTCTGGCGCAAGCCGGCCAACAGCGCCGCGAAGTTCATGGGCAGCGGGATGATTCCGCCCAACGCCTACGTCACCCTCGAGCACGAGTACGTGCTGATCTTCCGGAAGGGCGGCGAGAGCCGTTCGTTCGAGCCGGGGGCCGACCGACGCTACGAGGCCGCCTACTTCTGGGAGGAGCGCAACCGCTGGTTCTCCGACGTCTGGACCGAGGTCCGGGGCGAACTGCAGGCGCTCTCCGACGACGACCTCCGCGACCGATCGGCCGCGTACCCGCTCGAGATCCCCTACCGGCTGATCTGTATGTACTCCGCGTACGGCGACACCGTCCTCGACCCCTTCTGGGGGACCGGGACGACCACGCTCGCGGCGATGTGCGCCGGTCGCAACTCCGTCGGCTCGGAGCTCGAGTCGTCGTTCCTCGAGGTGTTCGACGACCGCGTCGCCGACGTGCCGGCGCTCTCGCGGTCGGTCGGGAGACGGCGACTCGAGCGCCACCGGGAGTTCGTCGCTCGCCGTCGCGAGGAGGGGAAGTCCTTCGAGTACCGGGCCGCGAACTACGAGACGCCGGTCGTCACGAAGATGGAACGGGACCTCCGGCTCCGGGAGGTCACGGCCGTCGACGCGCTCGCGGACGCCGACGAAGAGTACGGCTACCGGGCCGAACACGCACCGCTGTCGCTCGAGTGA
- a CDS encoding NAD(P)H-dependent oxidoreductase: MADVHVTAVCGSLREASATRVALERVLEAAERGGATTELLDLREFELPTFDADRDREDAGDADELAARLREADSIVLGSPMYHGSFSSPLKTAIDYCGFDEFRGKTVGLLAVSGGSFPVTTLEHMRSVCRALNAWVIPHEAAVPNSGSAIEDGAFVDEKLEERVATLGRRAVQYAAIEPDPDSFQSDQNVGAEGK; encoded by the coding sequence ATGGCCGACGTTCACGTCACCGCAGTCTGTGGCAGTCTCCGCGAGGCGAGCGCGACCCGCGTCGCCCTCGAGCGCGTCCTCGAGGCCGCCGAGCGCGGCGGCGCGACGACCGAACTGCTCGACCTGCGCGAGTTCGAGTTGCCGACGTTCGACGCCGATCGGGACCGCGAGGACGCGGGCGACGCCGACGAACTGGCGGCCCGCCTCCGCGAGGCGGACTCGATCGTCCTCGGCTCGCCGATGTACCACGGGTCGTTCTCGTCGCCGCTGAAGACCGCCATCGACTACTGCGGGTTCGACGAGTTTCGGGGCAAGACCGTCGGACTGCTGGCGGTCTCCGGGGGCTCCTTCCCCGTGACGACCCTCGAGCACATGCGGTCGGTCTGTCGGGCGCTGAACGCGTGGGTGATCCCCCACGAGGCGGCCGTTCCGAACTCGGGCTCGGCGATCGAGGACGGCGCGTTCGTCGACGAGAAACTCGAGGAGCGCGTCGCGACGCTCGGTCGGCGCGCGGTCCAGTACGCGGCGATCGAACCGGATCCGGACTCGTTCCAGAGCGATCAGAACGTCGGCGCCGAGGGGAAGTGA
- a CDS encoding gamma-glutamyltransferase family protein — MTDAIDLDRFDSRRSTVYGNRGMVATSQPLAAEAGLSILRDGGNAFDAAVATAAALNVVEPTATGLGGDVFALYRTADGEVGALRSCGPAPADATIEAVRAELEATDDETLERYYPESRGYAVDGGESGDDLGMPFLGPHAVTVPGTARGWEATVEELGRCSLSDVLEPAIRYATEGYPVSPVIAHHWTNAEELFTNDHAREAYLFDGESPDPGQTVTLPELGDSLRRIAEHGADEVYEGSIADAIVEEVRSAGGLMTRDDLAAFEPEFVEPVSTTYNGAEVYELPPNNQGLIALEALNVAEEIGAGERAYDSPERVHAFAEATKLAFVDGHRHIADPDYETIPPLASKSYARERARAIGDRPISNPAVGVPNAAAEDADTVLLTVGDEDGNLVSYINSRFAGFGSGLVAGDTGIALQNRGASFSLDPDHPNGLEPGKRPFHTLVPAVARLDDDDWLAFGVMGGYMQPQGHVQVLSNLVDYGMSPQAALDAPRWRYRESGSLGVEERLPNLSALARRGHDVSVLPPVMFGGAQLVRRRDGTLAGATEPRKDGVAIGY; from the coding sequence ATGACCGACGCTATCGATCTCGACCGGTTCGACTCGCGGCGGTCGACCGTCTACGGCAACCGGGGAATGGTCGCGACGAGCCAGCCGTTGGCCGCGGAGGCGGGGCTCTCGATCCTCCGGGACGGCGGGAACGCCTTCGACGCCGCCGTCGCGACGGCGGCCGCGCTCAACGTCGTCGAGCCCACCGCGACCGGGCTCGGCGGCGACGTCTTCGCGCTCTACCGGACCGCCGACGGCGAGGTCGGCGCGCTGCGCTCGTGTGGCCCGGCGCCCGCCGACGCGACGATCGAGGCCGTGCGAGCCGAACTCGAGGCGACCGACGACGAGACGCTCGAGCGCTACTACCCCGAGTCGCGGGGCTACGCCGTCGACGGCGGAGAGTCGGGCGACGACCTCGGAATGCCCTTCCTCGGCCCGCACGCGGTCACCGTCCCGGGGACGGCCCGGGGCTGGGAGGCCACGGTCGAGGAACTGGGACGGTGCTCGCTCTCCGACGTCCTCGAGCCGGCGATCCGCTACGCGACGGAGGGATACCCCGTCTCGCCGGTGATCGCCCACCACTGGACGAACGCCGAGGAGCTCTTCACGAACGATCACGCCCGGGAGGCGTACCTGTTCGACGGCGAGAGCCCGGATCCCGGCCAGACCGTCACGCTCCCGGAGTTGGGCGACTCGCTGCGGCGGATCGCCGAACACGGCGCCGACGAGGTCTACGAGGGCTCGATCGCGGACGCGATCGTCGAGGAGGTTCGGTCCGCGGGCGGGCTCATGACTCGCGACGATCTCGCCGCCTTCGAACCCGAGTTCGTCGAGCCCGTCAGCACGACCTACAACGGCGCCGAGGTCTACGAACTGCCGCCGAACAATCAGGGACTGATCGCCCTCGAGGCGCTGAACGTCGCCGAGGAGATCGGCGCCGGCGAACGCGCCTACGACTCCCCCGAGCGAGTCCACGCCTTCGCCGAGGCGACGAAACTCGCGTTCGTCGACGGCCACCGCCACATCGCCGATCCCGACTACGAGACGATTCCGCCCCTCGCGTCGAAATCGTACGCTCGAGAGCGCGCGCGGGCGATCGGCGACCGTCCGATTTCGAATCCCGCGGTCGGCGTTCCGAACGCCGCCGCCGAGGACGCCGACACCGTCCTGCTCACCGTCGGCGACGAGGACGGCAACCTCGTCTCCTACATCAACTCCCGCTTCGCCGGCTTCGGCAGCGGGCTCGTCGCGGGCGACACCGGGATCGCGCTGCAGAACCGCGGCGCCTCGTTCTCGCTCGATCCCGACCATCCGAACGGCCTCGAGCCCGGGAAGCGACCGTTCCACACGCTCGTTCCCGCCGTCGCGAGACTCGACGACGACGATTGGCTCGCCTTCGGGGTCATGGGCGGCTACATGCAGCCCCAGGGGCACGTCCAGGTGCTCTCGAACCTCGTCGACTACGGCATGTCCCCGCAGGCGGCCCTGGACGCGCCGCGGTGGCGATACCGCGAGAGCGGGTCGCTCGGCGTCGAAGAGCGATTGCCGAACCTGAGCGCCCTCGCGCGGCGAGGCCACGACGTCAGCGTTCTGCCGCCGGTCATGTTCGGCGGCGCCCAGCTGGTTCGCCGCCGCGACGGAACCCTCGCCGGCGCGACCGAGCCCCGGAAGGACGGCGTCGCGATCGGCTACTGA
- a CDS encoding cupin domain-containing protein, with amino-acid sequence MTLDEYRAAVADLDPADGEVETAELVVSDDVLVKAFALGPDAELEAHDHPESTNVFHVLEGTVTVVRDGESETVDAPGVVAHERGAVHGARNETDERVVFTASLCPLPS; translated from the coding sequence ATGACGCTCGACGAATACCGCGCGGCGGTCGCCGACCTCGATCCGGCCGACGGCGAGGTCGAAACGGCGGAACTGGTCGTCAGCGACGACGTGCTCGTCAAGGCGTTCGCGCTCGGTCCGGACGCGGAACTCGAGGCCCACGACCACCCGGAGAGCACGAACGTCTTCCACGTCCTCGAGGGGACCGTCACGGTCGTCCGGGACGGCGAGAGCGAGACGGTCGACGCGCCGGGCGTCGTCGCCCACGAGCGCGGCGCCGTCCACGGCGCGCGAAACGAGACCGACGAGCGGGTCGTGTTCACGGCCAGCCTCTGCCCGCTCCCGTCGTGA